TCTACATTTTCTGATCAAATACTGTCTGTCAGTATTGAAAAATAATTAACAAATGAGACAATCATTTTTGATTTTGCTTGGCCTTATTTTTCTGGGCACGGTTTCTTTTGCCCAAAAATCAACCATCAGCGGGATCATTTCCGATGCCGGAAATAAGGAACCACTGGTTGGGGCCACCGTTTATGTTAACCAGAGCGGTGCCATTTCCGATTTTGATGGCCGCTATGAATTAAGTCTGAACAATGGAAAGTACACTTTGGTGGTATCCTATGTAGGGTATGAACCACTGGAACAGGAAATTGATGTGACCGGAGACAGGGAATTAAACTTTGAACTGGAAAGCAGTATTGTTTTAAAAGAAATCGTAGTAACCGCGGACATTGCACTGCAAAGGGAAACTCCGGTGGCTTTTTCCAACATTCCTACCCGGAAACTGGATGAAGAATTGGCAGCCCAGGATATCCCTATGATCCTTAATTCAACGCCCGGGGCCTATGCCACCCAAAGCGGTGGAGGGGACGGTGACGCCCGGATTACCCTCCGCGGATTTAACCAGAGAAATATTGCCGTAATGCTTGATGGTATCCCGGTAAATGATATGGAAAACGGGTGGGTTTACTGGTCAAACTGGTTTGGCCTTGACCTGGTCACTCAAACCATGCAGGTACAGAGAGGACTCGGAGCCTCCAAACTTTCCGTTCCTTCGGTAGGCGGAACGGTAAATATTTTAACTAAAGGCATTGATGCCAAAAAGAGCCTCAAATTCAAACAGGAAGTCGGAGACCATGGATTCCTGAGATCCACGATAGGCATGACCAGCGGCCGGCTCAAAAACGGATGGGGCATTTCCGCCGCTGGCTCCTACAAACAAGGCGACGGATGGGTTCAGGGGAACTTTACCAAAGGCTATTTTTATTATTTGCGGATTGACAAACAACTGGGCAATCACCTTTTGAGCTTTTCCGGATTTGGGGCTCCCCAGGAGCACGGCCAAAGACCATTTACTGCGGAGATCGCCTTGGTGGATGCCGATTATGCCCGTGAACTCGGCGTTCCTGAATCTGCAATAGACCAAATGCCCGTTAAAGACAAAGGGCTTCATTACAGTGAACACTGGGGCCTAATTGACGGAAAAATAGTCAATACCCGAAAAAATTTCTATCACAAACCACAGTTCAGTTTGCGACACAGCTGGCAGGCTTCTGAAAAACTCTACTGGTCTAACGTCGTTTACCTATCCATTGGAACGGGCGGCGGCGCATCTCCCGCAGCAAGTGCTGACGGTGGTCAAACTATTCCAAGAACGGAAGACGGTGCCCAGTTTGACCTGGAACAGGCCATCCTAAATAACCAATCCACCAATTTTGCGAAACCGGACGACCGCTCCGAACATATTTTGCGTGCCAGCAATAATGATCATTTCTGGTATGGAATACTGTCTACCTTACGGTATGATCTTGGGCAAAGTTTTACTTTGTCGGGAGGAATTGACGCCAGGTACTATCGAGGGGATCATTATCGCTCGGTTTACGACCTTTTGGGAGGATCCTATTTCAGGGGAACGGGCAATTACAGGATTGACCAGCTCAATACCAAATTGGTTGAAGGAGATAAAATCAGTTATGACTATAGTGGTTTCGTAAGATGGGGAGGTCTTTTCGGTTTGCTGGAATACAAAAAAGACCGGATTTCAGCCTTTGTAAATGTCTCAACGGCCCTTTCGGCTTATAGCATGGAAGACTACATGAAGCCCATGGAAGTTAACCTGGCAGATACCACTTTTTACGTTTCTTATAATCACGACGTTGAATACGGAGGTACCACCTATTCCATGGATTCACCCGAGGCTCATAACCAAAAAATTGATTGGATCCAGATCCCGTCATTTACCTTTAAAGCCGGAGCAAGTTATAATTTCAATGTGAACAACAGCATATTTGTCAATACAGGTTACCTTTCTAAGGCTCAACGATTCAATAATGTGATCAACAGCAATATTGCCGGAACGGAAATATTACAGTTCCGGGAATATGACAATGAAAAAATTCTGGCTTTTGAGCTGGGCTACAGCTTTACAAGTTCCAAATTCTCCGCCAACCTGAATTCCTATTATACTTCCTGGAACAACAAACCTTTGGATTCTCCGCCAACGATCTCCGAAGATCCAAGTGATCCTGATGCCGATAGATTTCCTGTAAATATCCCGGGAATTGACGCCTTGCATAGGGGAATAGAACTGGATTTTGCCTATAAACCTTTAAAAAAACTGGTGATCGAAGGATTGGCTTCTGTCGGAGACTGGATATGGAATTCAGGCGAAACGGCTACAGTTACTTTACCCAATGACCTCATTTATGAATACACCTTTGATGCCGTCGGGGTGCATGTTGGGGACGCTGCTCAATTCCAGTTGGGTGGAATGGTGCGATATGAACCAGTCAAAAATCTCTACTTCAAGCTGAAGGCCACTTATTTTGCTAAAAACTTTGCCGAGTTTCAGCCGGAAAACCTGAAAGGTGAGGATGCAAGGCGTGATTCCTGGCAAATTCCGAATTATACGCTTTTTGATTTTCATGCTGGATACTCCTTCAAAATTAAGGGGGTTTATTGTGACTTAAGGGCCAATATCCTCAACTTGCTCAATGCTACCTACATCAGTGATGCAAGAAACAATGATGCTTTCAATTCCCCTGCCTTTTCAGATTTTGATGCCAAATCAGCTTCAGTGCATTTTGGGCAGGGCAGGAGAGGTTCCTTGTCTTTGCAAATCAATTTATAAAACTTGAACAAACCATTAAATAAATTAAACAATACAACAAATGAATAAATTATTTTTTCTGGCCATTGCCATTGTATTTTCTATGACAACCCTGAATGCCCAGATTCCCATTGCGGACGCCCGTGCTTTGGGAGATGGTACGACGGTTACTATCGAAGGCGTAGTCACTAACGGACCCAGCCTGGGCGTTATCCGTTATATTCAGGATGAAACAGGCGCTGTCCCTGCCTACCCGGGAACCGGATCTGCTGCCAATTTTGCAAATAATGTACAACAGGGAGACATAGTAACCCTAACCGGCGTATTAAAAACATATAACGGTTTGTTGGAAATCGACCCGATCAATTCATATACGGTCGTTTCAAGTGGCAATGCCCTTCCCGATCCGCTAGAGGTTACCCCTAACGGCGTCAACGAGGAGAATGAATCTAAATTGTTAAAAGTAAATGGAGTGACTTTTGCCGACGGTGGCGGTGTTTTTTCCGTAGGCAATTACACTTTTAGTGCCGGTGGGCAATCATCTGAAATATATGTACGCTCGACTCACCCGTTAATAGGTACTCCCATTCCTAATGCCACGGTAAATTTAACCGGAATAGGCTCAGAATTCAATGGGCTTTACCAATTGTTGCTCAGAGGAACTGATGATATTGAGGTAGCTGATGATTTTTACATCACTTCCCCCCTTGTTCAGTCGGCGATTACCAGTGACGGATTCACCCTGAGTTGGCAAACCAATAATACTGGAACCTCAGGGGTGCGTTATGGAACGACTCTTGCCATGGAAAATCAGGTAGATAATGGTGGCTCAACCACGAACCATACCGTTGCCCTCTCCGGACTGGATGCCGCTGAATTTTATTATGTGCAGGCTTTTTCCAATAATGGTAACACCACCATTTATTCCACCGAAAAGCTCGTGAGTACAGCCTCCAACTCATCAGGCACTATGCTTGTGTATTTCAATCATGGAGTCAATGGTACTTTTTCTGACGGGAATCATCCTTATGGAACAACCCCCGCTGAAATGGATGCCGCCATCATCAACAGGATCAACCACGCCACTACTTCTATCGACGTGGCTATGTACAATAACGGACGCCCGACAATAGTGGCAGCTCTGACAGAAGCCTATAACAATGGCATACAGGTTCGTTACGTAACCGATACAGATACAGGCAATTTAGGGCTCCAGGATCCAACTCCTCCTTTTCCCATCATCAAGGGGAATACCGAAGGGCTAATGCACAATAAATTTTTTGTATTCGATGCAGATTCTGAAGATCAATCATGGGTTATCATGGGTTCTACCAACCTGACGCCCAATAACCTGGCCGATGATTTTAACAATATGGTGTTCATCCAGGATCAAACCATTGCCAAATGTTATACCCTTGAATTCGAAGAAATGTGGGGTTCTTCCGGGGCAACACCTGGAATATTCAACGTTAAATTCGGTCCGGACAAAACGGATAATACGCCGCATTTATTCAACGTTAACGGCGTAACAATTGAATCTTATTTTTCTCCATCCGATAATACCACGGTTGGTATTGTGGATGCCGTCAATACCGCAAATGATGACCTCCAGTTCGCTATCTTGACTTTTACCAACAATGAACTGGGTTCTGCCGTCTTGAATGCTCACAACAGCGGGGTAAACGTTCGGGGCATCATCGACAATATCAATGACCAGGGAGGAGAATACCCTTACCTGCTTGCCAATGGCGTAAATGTTTCCCCGGATAACACCGGGTTTCAAACGCACCATAAATACTGCGTTATCGATGCTACTAATCCTGCTTCCGACCCTATATTGGTGACCGGATCTCATAACTGGTCAGCCAGTGCGGAAAACAGCAACGATGAAAATACGCTGATCTTTCACGATGCTGCTTTAGCCAACATTTTTCTCCAGGAATTTGAAGCCCGCTGGTGTGAGGCTACCGCCGGAGGAAATTGTACCACGAGCACAAGAGAACTCAATGAGCTGGAAGGATTTTCTGCTACCCTTTATCCCAACCCGGTGAAAGATATTGCCAATATAGAGATGGAGATGGATTATACATCCGATATTACCATCAGCTTGTGGAATCTAAATGGGAATTTGCTTCAGTCACAATTATTACGCAAGGTGACGGGCTCCATTCAGACACCAATGGTGGTAAGTGGGTTGCCCGCCGGAAAATATTTGGTTACTTTTAAATCAAGGAATGGCATTGCGGTAAAAAACCTGGAAATAGTCAAATAAAACTGCTGTAACGAAGTAGTATTAATTTTATATTTTATCAATTTCGTACAATTAATGGTTGTTTTTTTATAATAAATCCATTAATTGTACGAATTTCGTTGAGAACAATCAGAATTTTTTTTTTAACCTTTAACCTGAAAACAATTTAATTATGGGATTTATTTTTGGATTATTAGTAATTGGAATCGTATTCGTCGTCATTGCCGGCATGTGGAAAATTTTTGAGAAAGCCGGACAACCGGGTTGGGCTGCTATTGTTCCGATCTACAATATAGTTATTTTGCTGGAGATTGTCAGAAAACCATGGTGGTGGTTGCTTTTAATGATTATACCCTATGTCGGTATGATTTGGAGCATTTGGACCTACAATTTGCTGAGCAAAAGCTTTGGAAAAGATGAAGGATACACCGTTGGAATGATCTTTCTGCCTTTTATATTCATCCCCATGTTGGGATTTGGAGAAGCTCAGTATATCCATAACAGGATCGAAGCTCCACAGGATAATGATATTCTGGATTCGGATCTGGTATAACCAGAAGCGTTTATTTTTTTGGACCATTTAGTATCCATTTTAATATCAAAATAAAAAGAAAAAAGCCGGTACCCGTAAACTTCAGGTATCGGCTTTTGTTGTATTGCCATGATTTCTAAGAAAACAAATCCATTTCGATTCAAACAGTTTACCATCCGTCAGGATCAGACAGGGATGAAAGTTGGTACGGATGGAATCTTACTGGGAGCCTGGGCAAATATAGAATCTGCTGATGCCATACTTGACATAGGTAGCGGATCAGGCGTGATTGCCCTTATGCTTGCTCAGCGCAACCCTTTCGCTGCCATTCAGGCCGTGGAAATCGATGAACATTCCTTTGCCGAAGCATCCGAAAATATCCGAAACAGTCCATGGCCGGGTCGTGTTCAAATTTTTCACACCTCCATACAGGAATTTTCGAAAAGTACCCCGGACAAATTCGATGCCATAGTGAGTAATCCACCTTTCTTCAGCGGGGGAACCTTCTCTGATTCCCAGGAACGGAATAATGTGCGTCACACAGTGAAACTGCCCCACGGTGAGCTCCTGCTGTCTGTGAGAAAACTACTTTCTGAAGAAGGCCGTTTTTCTCTTATTTTGCCTTACCTGGAAGGATTGCGATTTTGCGAACTGGCAGAGTCCTATAATCTCTATTGTGTCAGATCACAGGAAGTTTTACCAAAGTTGGAAAAACCAGTCGAACGTCTGTTGATGGAATTTCGCAAAAAGAAACCCGATAGCTGTTACGTCGAAAAAAAACTAGTCATACAAAAGGGAGAAGCCAATGACTGGACCGATGATTATAGAAATTTAACCAACGCTTTTTACCTGAATATGTGACAGATGGTTTATTATTCCGTCCCCTTTTGTGAACATTCCCCCTTAACATTATTAAAAATTATTGCCATGAAAAAAATTCTATTGCTCAGCCTGTTATGCTCATTTTTAGGAACAGCATGCAGCCAGCAACAAAAAACTCTCACGAATACTAATAAAGAAAATCCCTCCATTGAAAACTATATCCAGGGAAAAAATTATGAAAACTACGAAGTGGCCACCTTTGCGGGAGGTTGTTTTTGGTGTATTGAAGCTGCTTTTTCACGCATCAACGGTGTGGAGGATGCCATCAGTGGATACTCAGGGGGTGAAGTGGAACATCCAACCTATTCCCAGGTAGGGGAGGGCAACACCGGCCATGCAGAATCTGTCATGGTTTATTATGATCCGGAAAAAATTGACTTTAAAACCTTACTCCAGGTCTTTTTTGTGGCCCATGATCCCCGTTTTCCTAACCGGGAAGGCAACGATGTCGGGACTGAATACCGCTCTATCGTATTCTACCATAACGATGCCCAAAAAGAAACTGCCGAGGCTTATATCAAAGAGTTGCTGGACAATGGAGTATTTGATAAAATTGCTACAGAGGTGATACCATATACTGAATTCTGGGTCGCAGAAGATTATCACCAGGATTATTACGAACACCATCCTGAAAATCCTTACGTCAGAAGCGTTAGCCGCCCCAAGGTGGAGGCTGTTAAGAAGCAATTTGCGGATATCCTGAAGCCGGAATTTTCCAATTAATTTGAATAGTAAAAACATGAGACATCCCAAATTTTGGTTAACACCAAAATTTGGGATTTTTGTGTGGCTTGAATCTATCAAATGAGGTAAAATGGTAGATGGAGCCTGAGGTAAAAAGCCGGAAGTGCGCTTTTTTTCTGTCAAATTACTCACAAATGCTAAACAATGCGCGAAAAAATCAGAAAATCAATTGTTCCGCTATTGTGCCAGAAGGATTGATACTACCAGGCCTCAAAAAATATTTTGAATTTTGCCGCCAGGCAAAATTCGGGATGACTCATATTTCCTCATCACCATCCTCTATACCTTGGTGGCTTTATCCCGTTTAACCGCAAATAAACTATCAGTTGCCCGCGATGATGCGTGGAATGATCATTCATCAGGGTAATGATCTGGCGTTTCGATTTTGGGCCTGCAAAAAATTCAACGGTTTCTTCCAGTTGCCCGGGAGTCACCATATCCACAGCTTTACCAGACAATTCATAACCAGAATTGAGCATTTCCAATATTTCGGCCTTGGAATAATCTTCCCTTTTAAGGTCGAAATCAACAGGGGTGCCTCCCAGGTAACTGGTACTTAGCCAGTTCATATTGCTAATCATGTGTAACAATTGACTTTTGAAACTCATTTCTTCCTCTGTTGGTTTGAAGTCGTAATGTTCTTCGGGCATAGCAGCAGCCAACTCAATGGTATATGCTGCCGAATTTTTCCATTTTTCTTTAAAATCTTCTATAAAACCATTTTGCCCCCGGGCAGTAAATGTTATCAGTCCGAGCACCAACACTGGCATCCATTTTTTCATAAGCCTAAAATTTTATTTGTAATGTAACCAAATTCTTTTTTTTTTAAGGGGGAAAAGCTAGATTTATGCTTTTGAAACCACCTTAACCTGAAATTATGAACATTGACCAATCTGTAAATAGAAAGTCCTTTTTGTTTTTATCCTCCCTTTTTTTTATGTGGGGGTTTATTACGGTGACCAACGATATTTTAATCAACACCTTTAAGGGCATTTTTGATCTTACGGCTCCTCAAAGATCCCTTGTGCAATCGGCTTTTTTTGGTGCTTTTTTCATCATTTCGCTTATCTATTTTTTACTGTCCACTTCCACCGGGAGAGACCCGATTAATCGCATTGGGTATAAAAACGGTATGGCGATCAGCCTGGCCGTTTGCGGTATGGGATGTCTTATGTTTTATCCTGCTGCTCATTTTCATTCTTACGCATTTTTCCTGTCTGCCCTTTTTGTGCTGGCTTCGGGAGTGACTTTATTACAAATTTGTGCGAACCCTTATGCTACGATCCTTGGCCCTCCGGAATCAGCTTCAAGCCGGCTCAACCGGGCCCAGGGGCTCAATTCATTAGGAACAACCCTCGGCCCCCTTGTAGGCACCATTCTCATCTACCAGGTCTTTTCAAAAG
This sequence is a window from Lewinellaceae bacterium. Protein-coding genes within it:
- a CDS encoding TonB-dependent receptor, whose translation is MRQSFLILLGLIFLGTVSFAQKSTISGIISDAGNKEPLVGATVYVNQSGAISDFDGRYELSLNNGKYTLVVSYVGYEPLEQEIDVTGDRELNFELESSIVLKEIVVTADIALQRETPVAFSNIPTRKLDEELAAQDIPMILNSTPGAYATQSGGGDGDARITLRGFNQRNIAVMLDGIPVNDMENGWVYWSNWFGLDLVTQTMQVQRGLGASKLSVPSVGGTVNILTKGIDAKKSLKFKQEVGDHGFLRSTIGMTSGRLKNGWGISAAGSYKQGDGWVQGNFTKGYFYYLRIDKQLGNHLLSFSGFGAPQEHGQRPFTAEIALVDADYARELGVPESAIDQMPVKDKGLHYSEHWGLIDGKIVNTRKNFYHKPQFSLRHSWQASEKLYWSNVVYLSIGTGGGASPAASADGGQTIPRTEDGAQFDLEQAILNNQSTNFAKPDDRSEHILRASNNDHFWYGILSTLRYDLGQSFTLSGGIDARYYRGDHYRSVYDLLGGSYFRGTGNYRIDQLNTKLVEGDKISYDYSGFVRWGGLFGLLEYKKDRISAFVNVSTALSAYSMEDYMKPMEVNLADTTFYVSYNHDVEYGGTTYSMDSPEAHNQKIDWIQIPSFTFKAGASYNFNVNNSIFVNTGYLSKAQRFNNVINSNIAGTEILQFREYDNEKILAFELGYSFTSSKFSANLNSYYTSWNNKPLDSPPTISEDPSDPDADRFPVNIPGIDALHRGIELDFAYKPLKKLVIEGLASVGDWIWNSGETATVTLPNDLIYEYTFDAVGVHVGDAAQFQLGGMVRYEPVKNLYFKLKATYFAKNFAEFQPENLKGEDARRDSWQIPNYTLFDFHAGYSFKIKGVYCDLRANILNLLNATYISDARNNDAFNSPAFSDFDAKSASVHFGQGRRGSLSLQINL
- a CDS encoding T9SS type A sorting domain-containing protein; translated protein: MNKLFFLAIAIVFSMTTLNAQIPIADARALGDGTTVTIEGVVTNGPSLGVIRYIQDETGAVPAYPGTGSAANFANNVQQGDIVTLTGVLKTYNGLLEIDPINSYTVVSSGNALPDPLEVTPNGVNEENESKLLKVNGVTFADGGGVFSVGNYTFSAGGQSSEIYVRSTHPLIGTPIPNATVNLTGIGSEFNGLYQLLLRGTDDIEVADDFYITSPLVQSAITSDGFTLSWQTNNTGTSGVRYGTTLAMENQVDNGGSTTNHTVALSGLDAAEFYYVQAFSNNGNTTIYSTEKLVSTASNSSGTMLVYFNHGVNGTFSDGNHPYGTTPAEMDAAIINRINHATTSIDVAMYNNGRPTIVAALTEAYNNGIQVRYVTDTDTGNLGLQDPTPPFPIIKGNTEGLMHNKFFVFDADSEDQSWVIMGSTNLTPNNLADDFNNMVFIQDQTIAKCYTLEFEEMWGSSGATPGIFNVKFGPDKTDNTPHLFNVNGVTIESYFSPSDNTTVGIVDAVNTANDDLQFAILTFTNNELGSAVLNAHNSGVNVRGIIDNINDQGGEYPYLLANGVNVSPDNTGFQTHHKYCVIDATNPASDPILVTGSHNWSASAENSNDENTLIFHDAALANIFLQEFEARWCEATAGGNCTTSTRELNELEGFSATLYPNPVKDIANIEMEMDYTSDITISLWNLNGNLLQSQLLRKVTGSIQTPMVVSGLPAGKYLVTFKSRNGIAVKNLEIVK
- a CDS encoding methyltransferase encodes the protein MISKKTNPFRFKQFTIRQDQTGMKVGTDGILLGAWANIESADAILDIGSGSGVIALMLAQRNPFAAIQAVEIDEHSFAEASENIRNSPWPGRVQIFHTSIQEFSKSTPDKFDAIVSNPPFFSGGTFSDSQERNNVRHTVKLPHGELLLSVRKLLSEEGRFSLILPYLEGLRFCELAESYNLYCVRSQEVLPKLEKPVERLLMEFRKKKPDSCYVEKKLVIQKGEANDWTDDYRNLTNAFYLNM
- the msrA gene encoding peptide-methionine (S)-S-oxide reductase MsrA, with protein sequence MKKILLLSLLCSFLGTACSQQQKTLTNTNKENPSIENYIQGKNYENYEVATFAGGCFWCIEAAFSRINGVEDAISGYSGGEVEHPTYSQVGEGNTGHAESVMVYYDPEKIDFKTLLQVFFVAHDPRFPNREGNDVGTEYRSIVFYHNDAQKETAEAYIKELLDNGVFDKIATEVIPYTEFWVAEDYHQDYYEHHPENPYVRSVSRPKVEAVKKQFADILKPEFSN
- a CDS encoding DinB family protein, with amino-acid sequence MKKWMPVLVLGLITFTARGQNGFIEDFKEKWKNSAAYTIELAAAMPEEHYDFKPTEEEMSFKSQLLHMISNMNWLSTSYLGGTPVDFDLKREDYSKAEILEMLNSGYELSGKAVDMVTPGQLEETVEFFAGPKSKRQIITLMNDHSTHHRGQLIVYLRLNGIKPPRYRGW